One genomic region from Terriglobales bacterium encodes:
- the rodA gene encoding rod shape-determining protein RodA: MQRYVSLRDFDWVLLAFVLAICTVGVVEIYSATLHTKFVGSHIRQVYWVLGGILVMLIVSRINYQTLLENVPWMYVISVASLLAVLIFGQKYLGARRWIKIGSGVHFQPSEWVKLVLILAMAKYFADNRQPEQTLGEVVKAGSVVGIPMLLVLVQPDLGTALTYMPIAIMGLFLGGLRFKYSVIIVLVAALAMPLAWHGLKPYQRDRLTSFMRPEADSQGKGYQVIQSLIAVGAGGLWGKGTTQGSQTQGLFLPVPHTDFIFAAFAEEHGFVGALGVLLLYFMVLMRLIHNAQTAPDRAGAFVVMGVVAVLAFHILVNVGMVVGFMPVTGIPLPLMSYGGSSVLFTFLALGIVMNIRMRRFVN, encoded by the coding sequence ATGCAACGTTACGTCTCATTGCGCGATTTCGATTGGGTTCTGCTGGCCTTCGTGCTGGCCATCTGCACGGTGGGCGTGGTTGAAATCTACAGCGCCACCCTGCACACCAAGTTTGTTGGATCGCATATCCGCCAGGTCTACTGGGTCCTCGGCGGCATTCTGGTAATGCTGATTGTCAGCCGGATTAACTATCAGACATTGCTGGAGAACGTGCCGTGGATGTATGTGATCTCGGTGGCCTCGCTGTTGGCGGTGCTGATCTTCGGCCAGAAGTATCTGGGAGCGCGGCGCTGGATCAAAATCGGCAGCGGGGTTCACTTCCAGCCATCGGAATGGGTAAAGCTGGTGCTCATTCTTGCGATGGCCAAGTATTTTGCTGACAACCGCCAACCGGAACAGACCTTGGGGGAAGTGGTGAAGGCAGGTTCGGTGGTCGGTATTCCCATGTTGCTGGTGCTGGTACAGCCGGATCTTGGCACGGCGTTAACTTATATGCCGATCGCGATCATGGGACTGTTTCTGGGGGGATTGCGCTTCAAGTACAGCGTGATCATCGTCCTGGTAGCGGCTCTGGCGATGCCATTGGCGTGGCACGGGCTGAAACCCTACCAGAGGGATCGACTCACGAGCTTTATGCGCCCCGAGGCCGACTCCCAGGGGAAGGGGTATCAGGTTATTCAATCCCTGATTGCCGTTGGAGCTGGCGGATTGTGGGGCAAAGGAACGACGCAGGGCTCACAAACACAGGGGTTATTCCTTCCGGTCCCGCATACCGACTTCATCTTCGCTGCTTTCGCGGAGGAACATGGTTTTGTGGGAGCCTTAGGTGTTCTCCTGCTATACTTTATGGTGCTGATGCGGTTAATCCACAATGCCCAGACGGCTCCCGACCGGGCAGGGGCGTTCGTGGTAATGGGAGTGGTGGCGGTATTGGCTTTCCACATCCTGGTGAACGTCGGCATGGTAGTCGGATTTATGCCGGTTACCGGAATACCCTTGCCATTAATGAGTTATGGCGGGTCATCGGTTTTGTTCACGTTCCTGGCACTGGGCATTGTTATGAACATTCGTATGCGCCGGTTCGTGAACTGA
- the mrdA gene encoding penicillin-binding protein 2: protein MVFGREDKVSPIRISAVQYTILLIFLVLAFGLWRLQVAGSDYYASLAEKNRVRTVPILAPRGKILDREGRIIVDNYPSFSALLLRDQSRDITGDVEKIAAGLHMDPQDVAERIRRFASMPQYQPIFLKDDITPDELAFIESHRNEMPELDTIMAHRRLYPKNGFMAHVVGYVGEVSEDMLNQAQWEFYHPGDIVGKSGVEQYYNDILMGKDGSRREVVNSRGKVMRPLDEIPAVPGRPLRLTIDLDIQKAAEQALEGKSGAIVAMNPKNGEILAMVSRPTFDPNSFAVRISKDEWSKLVNDEGKPLLNKAIQAQLAPGSTFKIIMATAGLQEGIAQNLHVNCGGGATFYGRYFKCWVTAEHRVHGAVDIRKAIYQSCDVFFYTLAERLGIGRIAKWATLLGMGQRTHVDLPQEATGVMPSEEWKIKNFKQKWYAGETISVGIGQGAVAATPIQLMRAISGISMGGELFRPHVVALGGIPQDLRPHYKEIAAKYEDETRVPIDPSNWEIVTDAMSEVVNPIGTAPSAHLQGIDFAGKTGSAQTISNQAKAKIAGGKSKFKDNGWFVGVAPRRNPDIVVAVLMEGGEHGYLAARTASQVIKAFVEKQRRVLNNVAYAAPPGYVPPAKPKSSETGALGSPAAEVSTRATVAATQVKPAAERSVGSATAPELKTAPKRLPAAPAPKPQPSRSPENNQAPGSPTASLSPPVEISGVWNAASEDGNDAIGAGKFQVAAGTPAAAMVAAPGIPDSR, encoded by the coding sequence ATGGTGTTTGGCCGCGAAGACAAAGTCTCTCCCATCCGCATTTCCGCGGTGCAGTACACAATTCTTCTGATTTTTCTGGTACTCGCATTTGGGCTGTGGCGGCTGCAGGTCGCCGGGTCGGACTACTACGCGTCCCTCGCCGAGAAAAATCGCGTACGAACCGTGCCTATTCTCGCTCCACGCGGCAAAATTCTCGACCGTGAAGGTCGCATAATCGTTGACAACTACCCGTCTTTTTCGGCACTTCTGCTGCGCGACCAGAGCCGCGATATTACGGGCGACGTAGAGAAGATTGCAGCCGGTCTGCACATGGATCCCCAGGACGTAGCCGAGCGTATTCGTCGCTTTGCCTCCATGCCGCAATACCAACCCATTTTCCTCAAGGACGACATCACTCCCGACGAACTGGCCTTCATCGAGTCGCATCGCAACGAGATGCCTGAGCTCGACACGATCATGGCCCATCGCCGCCTTTATCCCAAGAACGGCTTCATGGCGCATGTCGTCGGATATGTGGGTGAGGTGAGCGAGGACATGCTCAACCAGGCGCAATGGGAGTTCTACCATCCCGGCGATATCGTGGGGAAATCGGGGGTGGAGCAGTACTACAACGACATCCTGATGGGTAAGGACGGCTCACGGCGTGAAGTTGTGAACAGCCGCGGCAAAGTGATGCGGCCGTTGGACGAAATTCCGGCTGTGCCCGGGCGGCCTCTGCGTCTGACCATTGACCTCGACATCCAGAAGGCAGCGGAGCAGGCGCTGGAAGGGAAGAGCGGCGCCATCGTGGCCATGAATCCCAAGAATGGCGAAATCCTCGCCATGGTAAGCCGTCCGACATTCGACCCGAACTCTTTTGCTGTCCGCATATCCAAAGATGAATGGTCGAAGCTGGTCAATGACGAGGGCAAGCCCCTGCTCAACAAAGCCATTCAGGCTCAGCTTGCGCCCGGCTCGACTTTCAAGATCATCATGGCGACTGCGGGCCTGCAGGAAGGGATTGCCCAGAACCTGCACGTTAACTGTGGAGGTGGCGCGACCTTCTACGGGCGTTACTTCAAATGCTGGGTCACCGCCGAGCATCGTGTGCACGGCGCGGTCGATATCCGGAAGGCAATTTATCAGTCCTGCGACGTCTTCTTCTACACCCTGGCCGAACGCCTGGGGATAGGACGCATCGCCAAATGGGCGACCTTGTTAGGTATGGGGCAGCGCACGCACGTAGATCTTCCGCAGGAAGCGACGGGGGTGATGCCCTCGGAAGAGTGGAAGATCAAGAACTTCAAACAGAAGTGGTACGCAGGAGAAACCATTTCTGTAGGCATTGGCCAGGGAGCAGTAGCTGCCACCCCGATTCAGCTCATGCGTGCTATTTCTGGTATCAGCATGGGGGGAGAATTGTTCCGCCCACATGTGGTAGCGCTGGGTGGAATTCCCCAGGATCTGCGACCGCACTATAAGGAAATTGCCGCTAAATACGAGGATGAGACACGGGTTCCTATCGATCCCAGCAACTGGGAAATCGTCACGGACGCTATGTCGGAGGTGGTGAATCCGATCGGCACTGCGCCCAGCGCCCACCTGCAGGGGATCGATTTTGCGGGCAAGACCGGCAGTGCCCAGACCATCAGCAACCAGGCAAAGGCAAAGATCGCAGGTGGGAAATCGAAATTCAAAGACAATGGATGGTTCGTGGGTGTAGCACCACGACGCAATCCGGATATTGTTGTCGCGGTCTTGATGGAGGGAGGCGAGCACGGCTACCTGGCGGCACGCACAGCTTCGCAGGTGATCAAAGCCTTTGTCGAGAAGCAACGGCGCGTGCTCAACAATGTGGCGTATGCCGCGCCGCCGGGATACGTGCCTCCGGCGAAGCCTAAATCATCGGAAACCGGAGCTCTGGGTTCTCCTGCAGCCGAGGTATCAACTAGAGCTACTGTTGCCGCGACGCAGGTTAAGCCGGCAGCGGAGCGATCGGTGGGATCGGCAACGGCGCCGGAATTAAAGACTGCTCCGAAGAGACTGCCCGCTGCGCCTGCTCCTAAACCGCAGCCTTCGCGTAGTCCGGAGAACAACCAGGCTCCCGGTTCACCGACCGCTTCTCTGAGCCCTCCAGTGGAGATCAGCGGAGTGTGGAACGCTGCCAGCGAGGACGGAAATGATGCTATTGGCGCGGGAAAATTCCAGGTAGCCGCTGGCACTCCGGCGGCGGCCATGGTAGCCGCTCCGGGCATTCCAGATTCGCGGTAG
- the mreD gene encoding rod shape-determining protein MreD: MQITYGREERIEVYHFSIWVTVLVPLFALVLQAFLPIRLHFFSIFDLPLLVTIFFAVARRSQISGLMTGAIIGLLQDSLTHQPLGVYGISKSIVGYAASSVGAKIDVENPGSRLLLTFCFYILHQLIFFAVARGLVGADLRWIWMHEVRGAIANSIVAVVLFYLLDRFKHQ; encoded by the coding sequence GTGCAGATCACCTACGGCAGAGAAGAGCGCATCGAGGTTTACCACTTCAGTATTTGGGTGACCGTGCTGGTGCCTCTGTTCGCGCTGGTGTTGCAAGCCTTTCTGCCGATCCGGCTGCACTTTTTCAGCATCTTCGACCTGCCGTTGCTGGTAACGATTTTCTTCGCGGTGGCACGGCGCAGCCAGATCAGCGGGCTGATGACGGGCGCGATTATTGGCCTGCTGCAGGACTCGCTAACGCATCAGCCGTTGGGAGTGTATGGAATTTCAAAATCGATAGTTGGATATGCGGCTTCGTCAGTGGGCGCCAAGATCGATGTGGAGAATCCAGGATCGCGGCTGCTGCTAACCTTCTGCTTCTATATCCTGCATCAGTTGATTTTTTTTGCCGTCGCGCGCGGGCTGGTGGGAGCCGATCTGCGTTGGATATGGATGCACGAGGTGCGTGGCGCCATCGCCAACAGCATCGTGGCGGTGGTGCTGTTTTATCTGCTGGATCGGTTCAAACACCAATAG
- the mreC gene encoding rod shape-determining protein MreC, with product MENVIGRHKNLANLVVLLLVIFLQVLGLAIQVKRPTDAGSARLIQVWSVSAMTPFMKGVVHSQQWFTDTWHGYFDLRRVRNENRSLRDELALMRVEQVRLMEDANQARRLQLLLGFKETYISQTLPAQVISTTGSEFSRGIYIDKGSHDGVKVDMPVITPEGILGKILRIYPTTSLVLEINDPSSGIGVILEKSRLQGILKGDSTGTGELQIHYIMSDEHVEVGERVFTSGGDRIFPKGLPVGVVAEVAPATDRTFLKIRVKAAAQLSRAEEVLVITKVEDRSPQLADNGQPVRAVDVLAERLPTVTPPAKDASAAEEKPKSAPGTATASGTGTTPKSKPTTGPNNPASGAGQTRSTPTDGSKPAAQVISPNTDASASHDRNPSGTPSKAVAEQTPTSDSTAKDNPR from the coding sequence ATGGAAAACGTTATCGGCCGGCATAAGAACCTCGCCAACCTAGTGGTGTTGCTGCTCGTAATTTTCCTGCAGGTTCTCGGCTTGGCCATCCAAGTGAAGCGTCCCACCGATGCCGGTTCCGCCCGCCTGATCCAGGTGTGGAGTGTCTCCGCCATGACGCCGTTCATGAAGGGGGTGGTCCACAGCCAGCAATGGTTTACCGACACCTGGCATGGCTATTTCGATCTGCGACGGGTACGCAACGAGAACCGCAGCTTGCGTGACGAGTTGGCCCTCATGCGTGTGGAACAAGTCCGTCTCATGGAGGACGCCAACCAGGCGCGGCGCTTACAGCTATTGCTGGGATTCAAAGAAACGTACATTTCCCAGACGCTGCCCGCGCAAGTCATCAGCACCACTGGCTCGGAATTTTCCCGCGGCATCTATATCGACAAGGGGTCTCACGACGGGGTGAAGGTGGACATGCCGGTGATTACGCCCGAAGGAATCCTGGGAAAAATCCTGCGCATATATCCCACTACCTCACTGGTGCTGGAGATCAATGATCCCAGCAGCGGCATTGGTGTGATTCTCGAAAAGTCGCGTCTGCAAGGTATTCTCAAAGGAGACTCTACCGGGACCGGCGAACTTCAAATCCACTACATCATGAGTGATGAACATGTTGAGGTTGGAGAGCGGGTATTCACCAGCGGTGGGGATCGCATTTTTCCCAAGGGTTTGCCAGTTGGTGTCGTAGCCGAAGTGGCGCCCGCCACCGACCGCACCTTCCTCAAAATCCGGGTGAAGGCGGCTGCACAACTGAGCCGGGCCGAGGAAGTGCTGGTGATCACAAAAGTGGAGGATCGCTCGCCGCAGCTGGCGGACAACGGCCAGCCGGTGCGTGCAGTCGATGTCCTTGCTGAGCGACTTCCTACGGTGACTCCGCCCGCCAAAGACGCCAGTGCCGCGGAAGAGAAACCCAAGTCCGCTCCCGGTACTGCCACCGCCTCCGGCACAGGTACTACGCCGAAATCCAAACCAACTACGGGACCGAACAATCCAGCCTCTGGTGCAGGGCAGACGCGAAGCACTCCCACTGACGGCTCGAAACCGGCGGCACAGGTTATCTCGCCCAATACGGATGCTAGTGCTTCCCATGACCGCAATCCCTCTGGCACTCCCTCAAAGGCTGTAGCCGAGCAAACTCCGACAAGTGATTCCACTGCCAAGGACAATCCCCGCTAG
- a CDS encoding rod shape-determining protein, with protein sequence MTSNGFSNSRFHNLRSLFSVFSSDLAIDLGTANTLVYARGKGIVVNEPSIVAINKNSGEVEAVGKEAKEMLGRTPGNIVAIKPMKDGVIADFKVTEKMLNYFIQKAHNRKMLVHPRIVIGVPSEITQVEKRAVMDSAYRAKASEVHLVEQAMVAAIGAGLPITEPSGNMVVDIGGGTTDIAVISLSGIVYSRSVRMAGNQMDEAIMNYLKRKYNLLIGERTAEQIKIEIGSAYALDKPLTMEIKGRNLIEGVPKSITIDDSEIREALSECVATIMNAIRVALERTPPELSADISDRGIVLTGGGALLKNLDKRIREETGLPVSIADDPLASVVLGTGKMLSDFKLLRKISIE encoded by the coding sequence ATGACATCGAACGGCTTCTCGAATTCGCGCTTTCATAATCTGCGCTCCCTGTTCAGCGTGTTTTCCAGTGATCTGGCCATTGATCTAGGTACCGCTAACACTCTGGTGTATGCGCGCGGCAAGGGCATCGTCGTAAACGAACCTTCGATCGTCGCTATCAACAAGAACTCGGGCGAAGTCGAAGCGGTAGGCAAGGAAGCCAAGGAGATGCTGGGGCGCACTCCCGGGAACATCGTAGCCATCAAACCCATGAAAGATGGCGTGATCGCCGACTTTAAAGTCACCGAGAAGATGCTGAACTACTTCATTCAGAAGGCGCACAATCGCAAGATGCTGGTACATCCGCGGATTGTTATCGGGGTGCCTTCAGAGATCACGCAGGTAGAGAAGCGTGCGGTGATGGATTCCGCGTATCGCGCTAAAGCCAGTGAAGTTCATCTGGTGGAGCAGGCGATGGTGGCGGCGATCGGGGCCGGCCTGCCTATTACTGAACCCAGCGGCAATATGGTGGTGGACATCGGCGGCGGCACAACAGATATTGCGGTGATCTCGCTGAGCGGCATCGTGTATTCCAGGTCCGTGCGAATGGCGGGTAATCAGATGGATGAAGCCATCATGAATTACCTCAAGCGCAAGTACAACCTGTTGATCGGCGAGCGAACGGCCGAGCAGATCAAGATCGAAATCGGTTCTGCCTACGCGTTAGACAAGCCGCTGACCATGGAAATTAAGGGGCGCAACCTGATCGAAGGAGTGCCGAAAAGCATTACCATTGATGATAGCGAGATCCGGGAAGCCCTCAGCGAGTGTGTGGCCACCATCATGAATGCGATAAGGGTGGCCCTGGAGCGCACCCCGCCCGAGCTATCGGCCGATATCAGCGACCGCGGCATCGTGCTGACTGGGGGCGGCGCTCTGTTAAAGAACCTCGACAAGCGCATTCGCGAGGAAACCGGATTGCCGGTCTCGATCGCTGATGATCCTCTGGCCAGCGTGGTGCTGGGCACCGGAAAAATGCTCAGCGACTTCAAGCTGCTGCGCAAGATCTCGATTGAATAG
- a CDS encoding FecR domain-containing protein: MAPKNDIPKFYISWTTVTYRSVLGAILLVAAIATGASYFTFPEPTKRAVNNSLNYLLQLTDRLAPGKTSSKPPAGQQQASFTMLEGTVRVKKANSNSWVNADYTLPLEKGDVVQTGSEGIAKVVFPDGTNYSLKQDSLMVVQENSSNEEQQTQVAVQLNTGTVDLTTGTYTQGSKSQVIVGGATASFAQDSSALVRNDPHSDQHQILVKRGSGEVTRGVESVKLAGYESVSFKSESPKLEKQKEIAPPTLIAPANMMPIFLSDQQDSIQFYWSPVVNTAEYHIRVSRNPFFSSTLFDRRVNEPKVTLPNPGEGAYYWTVQAVDAAGKESVDSEKNRFTIIRKGPENVSLALEIAPFVQHGHVLELRGKTEPHARIMVNGQEVPVIQSDGSFQFFTPPLPNGENTITITAQNAKGGVRTMQKKVVIQ, translated from the coding sequence GTGGCCCCGAAGAACGACATTCCGAAGTTCTACATTTCATGGACGACGGTTACGTACCGGAGTGTCCTGGGCGCGATCTTGCTCGTCGCCGCGATCGCTACCGGGGCCTCCTACTTTACCTTTCCAGAACCCACCAAGAGGGCGGTGAACAATTCGCTTAATTACCTGCTCCAGTTGACGGATCGGCTCGCACCAGGCAAGACAAGCAGCAAGCCACCTGCCGGGCAGCAGCAAGCTAGCTTCACCATGCTGGAAGGCACAGTGCGCGTAAAGAAGGCGAACAGCAATTCCTGGGTTAACGCCGACTACACCCTACCGCTGGAGAAAGGAGATGTGGTTCAGACCGGCTCAGAAGGTATCGCCAAAGTGGTATTTCCCGACGGGACGAACTACAGCCTCAAGCAGGATTCGCTGATGGTGGTTCAGGAGAACTCCTCGAACGAAGAACAGCAGACCCAGGTAGCGGTACAGCTGAACACCGGAACCGTGGATCTAACAACGGGCACGTATACCCAGGGGTCCAAGTCGCAAGTGATTGTCGGCGGCGCTACGGCTTCGTTTGCTCAAGATAGCTCGGCTCTAGTGCGAAATGATCCTCATAGCGATCAGCATCAGATCCTGGTGAAGCGCGGTTCGGGCGAGGTCACACGCGGCGTCGAGAGCGTGAAACTTGCTGGCTACGAAAGCGTATCGTTCAAGAGCGAGTCTCCCAAGCTTGAAAAGCAGAAGGAAATCGCCCCACCCACGCTTATCGCTCCCGCGAATATGATGCCCATCTTCCTTTCGGACCAACAGGATTCCATCCAGTTTTACTGGTCGCCCGTGGTGAACACGGCGGAGTATCACATTCGCGTTTCACGCAATCCGTTTTTTTCCTCGACCCTGTTTGACCGGCGGGTGAATGAGCCCAAGGTTACCCTGCCTAACCCGGGAGAAGGAGCGTATTACTGGACGGTGCAGGCCGTGGACGCTGCGGGGAAGGAATCAGTCGACAGCGAAAAGAACCGTTTCACAATCATCCGCAAGGGGCCGGAAAATGTCTCGCTGGCTTTGGAGATCGCTCCCTTCGTGCAGCATGGCCATGTGCTGGAATTGCGAGGCAAGACCGAGCCCCACGCTCGCATTATGGTCAATGGGCAAGAAGTACCGGTGATTCAATCTGACGGCTCATTCCAGTTTTTTACCCCGCCCCTGCCCAACGGCGAGAACACCATCACCATCACCGCGCAAAACGCCAAGGGCGGCGTCAGGACGATGCAGAAGAAGGTAGTAATTCAGTAG
- a CDS encoding aldehyde dehydrogenase family protein, translating into MATEAVRVTTIFKNLIDGEWVEASTGETFEDINPADTREIVGVFQKSGKADVDAAVDAAKRAFSKWRLVPAPRRAEIVYRAAEILLERKEDYARDMTREMGKILNETRGDVQEAIDTAYYMAGEGRRMFGVTVPSELPDKYAMAVRQPLGVCAMITPWNFPMAIPSWKLLPAIVAGNTCIIKPAQDTPLSVFNLVQALLDAGLPRGVVNIVTGFGSRIGGPLTENPEIRAVSLTGSTDVGRVVGEAAARTFKRCSLELGGKNPMIVLDDANLELALDGALWGAFGTTGQRCTATSRIIVQKGVYGDFVSRLVDRAKRLKVGNGLDESVEMGPAINKAQLETDLSYVEIGKSEGAKLLCGGNRLDSGVHKHGWFLEPTVFGDVDPKMRIAQEEVFGPVVSVIACRDLAHAIEIANDIKYGLSSALYTKDVNRAFSAIRDLDAGITYINAPTIGAEVHLPFGGVKETGNGHREGGLGAIDFYTEWKSVYVDFSDKLQKAQIDRPE; encoded by the coding sequence ATGGCGACCGAGGCAGTGCGTGTAACCACGATTTTCAAGAACCTGATCGATGGTGAGTGGGTCGAAGCCAGCACAGGTGAGACGTTTGAAGACATCAATCCTGCCGATACGCGCGAAATCGTCGGGGTTTTTCAGAAGTCTGGCAAGGCCGACGTGGACGCTGCGGTCGATGCCGCCAAACGCGCGTTTTCCAAGTGGCGCCTGGTGCCTGCTCCTCGGCGTGCCGAGATTGTTTACCGCGCCGCGGAGATCCTCCTCGAACGTAAAGAAGACTACGCTCGCGACATGACCCGCGAGATGGGGAAGATCCTGAATGAGACTCGGGGCGATGTGCAGGAGGCGATCGATACTGCGTACTACATGGCGGGTGAGGGTCGTCGCATGTTCGGCGTCACCGTGCCCTCAGAGCTTCCTGACAAGTACGCTATGGCGGTCCGCCAACCCCTGGGAGTATGTGCCATGATCACTCCCTGGAATTTTCCCATGGCCATTCCTTCCTGGAAGTTGCTGCCGGCGATCGTCGCGGGGAACACCTGCATCATCAAGCCGGCGCAGGATACACCGCTTTCCGTGTTCAACCTGGTTCAGGCGTTGTTGGATGCCGGTCTGCCTCGCGGCGTGGTGAACATTGTTACCGGGTTTGGCTCGCGGATCGGTGGTCCGTTGACTGAAAATCCCGAAATCCGCGCGGTATCGCTAACCGGCTCGACCGACGTTGGCCGCGTCGTGGGCGAAGCTGCCGCTCGCACTTTCAAGCGCTGCTCTCTGGAACTCGGCGGCAAGAATCCCATGATCGTCCTTGATGATGCCAACCTTGAGCTCGCGCTCGATGGCGCGCTATGGGGAGCTTTCGGCACCACCGGCCAGCGCTGCACGGCTACCAGCCGCATCATCGTGCAGAAAGGTGTCTACGGCGATTTTGTAAGTCGTCTGGTCGATCGCGCCAAGAGGTTGAAGGTCGGCAATGGCCTTGACGAGTCGGTAGAAATGGGTCCTGCCATCAACAAGGCGCAACTGGAAACCGACTTGAGTTACGTCGAGATCGGAAAGTCAGAGGGAGCGAAGCTGCTGTGCGGCGGCAACCGGCTCGACAGCGGTGTTCACAAACATGGGTGGTTTTTGGAGCCTACTGTGTTTGGCGATGTCGATCCCAAAATGCGCATCGCGCAAGAAGAAGTCTTTGGTCCAGTCGTGTCGGTTATTGCATGCCGCGATCTTGCGCACGCCATCGAGATTGCTAACGACATCAAGTACGGCCTCTCCTCGGCGCTCTATACCAAGGACGTGAACCGCGCATTCAGCGCCATTCGTGACCTTGACGCGGGGATTACCTATATCAACGCTCCAACCATTGGAGCGGAAGTCCACCTGCCATTCGGGGGAGTCAAGGAAACCGGCAACGGGCACCGTGAAGGCGGCTTGGGCGCGATCGACTTCTATACCGAGTGGAAGTCGGTATACGTGGATTTTTCCGACAAGCTGCAGAAAGCGCAGATCGACCGGCCGGAGTAG
- a CDS encoding aminotransferase class I/II-fold pyridoxal phosphate-dependent enzyme, with amino-acid sequence MPTPAVTATREITPASCLVNVRYAIRDLAVLADEVAKTGKKILPLNIGDPLKFDFQTPPHLIQAVHKAMHDGMNGYAPSSGVTEALEAIRGEADRKGIRNVLDVFITTGVSEAVDICLSALLNPGESVLTPSPEYPLYSAVLAKLEMPLCPYDLDEDHNWQPDFEQIERQITARTRGIVVINPNNPTGALYSRDALLRVIELARRHNLVIFADEIYDKLVFDAKPHVPLASLARDVTIVTFGGLSKSYLAPGWRVGWGIVSGDSAASKQYVEGINKLLRARLCASHPMQYAIRPALEGPQDHLPEVNRKLRSRRDLTMKWCRETPGVSCIPPEGAFYAFPRLEIPDDDLEFVRKVLVEKHVLLVHGSGFGQKPGSKHVRIVFLPDEATLSRAYAALGDFMREHYR; translated from the coding sequence ATGCCAACTCCTGCCGTCACCGCCACTCGCGAGATCACCCCGGCTTCTTGCCTGGTGAACGTGCGCTACGCCATCCGCGACCTTGCGGTTCTCGCCGATGAGGTTGCGAAAACCGGGAAGAAGATCCTGCCGCTGAACATTGGCGATCCGCTGAAGTTCGACTTTCAGACCCCGCCGCACTTGATTCAAGCCGTGCACAAAGCCATGCACGATGGGATGAATGGCTACGCACCTTCCTCGGGAGTCACCGAAGCCCTCGAGGCGATTCGTGGGGAGGCAGACCGCAAGGGCATCCGCAATGTGCTCGACGTATTCATCACTACAGGCGTCAGTGAAGCTGTCGATATCTGCCTAAGCGCACTGCTCAACCCGGGTGAGTCTGTGCTGACGCCGAGTCCTGAATACCCGCTCTACTCAGCCGTGCTGGCCAAACTGGAGATGCCGCTCTGCCCTTATGATCTAGATGAAGACCATAACTGGCAGCCAGACTTCGAGCAAATCGAGCGCCAGATCACAGCGCGAACCCGCGGTATCGTTGTTATCAATCCCAACAATCCCACCGGCGCACTTTATTCCAGAGATGCGCTTCTGCGAGTCATCGAACTCGCACGCCGGCACAATCTGGTGATCTTTGCGGACGAGATCTACGACAAGTTGGTATTCGATGCCAAGCCACACGTCCCACTGGCCTCACTCGCCAGGGATGTGACGATCGTGACCTTCGGTGGCTTGTCCAAATCCTACCTAGCCCCGGGATGGCGGGTTGGTTGGGGTATCGTCAGCGGAGACAGCGCCGCCAGCAAACAATATGTTGAAGGCATTAACAAACTGCTGCGGGCGCGCCTTTGCGCCAGCCATCCGATGCAGTACGCGATTAGACCCGCATTGGAAGGACCGCAGGATCATCTTCCCGAAGTCAATCGCAAGCTCCGCTCGCGGCGCGATCTGACCATGAAGTGGTGCCGGGAGACGCCCGGGGTCAGCTGCATTCCGCCAGAAGGTGCCTTCTATGCTTTTCCGCGACTAGAGATTCCGGACGACGATCTCGAATTCGTGAGGAAAGTACTCGTCGAAAAGCATGTGTTGCTGGTACATGGCAGCGGCTTCGGTCAGAAACCCGGCAGCAAGCATGTCCGCATTGTTTTCCTGCCCGACGAAGCCACCCTCAGCCGGGCCTATGCTGCTCTGGGCGATTTCATGAGGGAACACTACCGCTAG